A segment of the Gammaproteobacteria bacterium genome:
AAATACCGTAACAGGCGACTCATCGATCTACCCGAGCCTTATGTGGTATGGTTTGCCAACAGAGGCTTTCCTAAAGGCGAGCTGGGTGAGCTGCTTGGAATTGTCCATGAGATAAAAATAAATGGACTTGAATATCTCTTTGAGCCACTGAAAAAATAATAGTTTGTTATAAAATGGTAACCCTTAATGTTTTTAGATGATTTTTTTGTTGAAGATGCGTCCGGCATTCACTTTACTCGCCTGCAAGGTAGCAACTTTGCCAAGCAGGTTGCTGACGATTTCAATCCCCTTCATGATGAAGATGCGAAACGTTTTTGTGTGCCGGGAGATTTGCTCTTCTCGTTGGTGCTGCACAAATATGGTATCAGCCAGCAGATGAGCTTCACCTTTTCTGGCATGGTGGATGAGAGTAAACGCCTCTGTTTTCCTGATCAGTCTGAGCACATCGTTATTAAAGATACTACTGAAAAAGAGTACCTGACCATTCAGTGCTCAGGTGAGCTTAGTAATGATAGCCAACTGATCGAGCGCCTGATTAAGCGCTATGTTAAGTTTTCTGGTCAGGCGTTCCCGCATATTTTAGTACCACTGATGAAAGAACAGCGCGTCATGATCAACCCGGCTCGACCCATGGTGATCTACGAAAGTATGTCGATCAATATGCACACGTTGAATATTAACGACCCTACATTGGTGTTGAGTAAGACCACACTGACAGTAAAGGGTAAGCGCGGGCAGGTCATATTGGCCTTTAACGTACTGGAAAATGATAAAATTGTGGGTAGCGGCACCAAATATATGGTTTTGAGCGGCCTTCGTGATTATGATCAGGCCGCTATTGATCATCTGATAGAGAAATATAATAGTAAAAAATCAGCCGGCTTAGCCGGGTAGCTCACCTAATAATCTGTTCCGATTGATCCACCAAAATCTCTTTTATCTGCCCTAAATCGTCAATTGTGACGGTGGGGCTAATGCTATTTCCAGCGGGTATTTTTTGATTCAGGCTGATGCGGTATGTTTTATCTGTTTTGAGTAGCACTGTTTTCAGCACCACAGGGAGAGGGCTTAAATTGGTAATAAAGAGCCGGATGCCACCCTCGTGGGTTCTCTCATATTTGATATGCAGGTAGCGGTTAGGGTTTTCGTCAAAATCGAGCCGTTTTGCCTGATGATCGGCCTCTCTTCCCAGCGCGCTATCTGAAAGCGCGGCACGTTGATAATACGCCTTTACCCCCGCTAACTGGCCTTGCTGCTCGGCTAGTTGTGCCAATAAAAAATAGCCCTTGGCGGTGGGCAGTCGTTGAATGCTTTCTAGAAGGGCTTGCCGAGCTGCTGCGGTGGCTTGTTGTCGGGCGTACAGCTCTGCCAGGCGAAGGTGATAAACAAAATAGTAGCGGTCAGCCGCGAGTGCTTGATGATAGGCATTGATTGCGTCGGCGGTTTTCCCTGCTTTCTGTAGTGCATCCCCTTTTAAGGCGTAGAAGCGCCCCTCACGAGGTGCGATTAAAATCAGCCTTTGTGCCAGCTCAATAGCTGCTTCGGCGCTGTTCTCATCGATGAGCTGTTGTAGCAGCGGCTGTTGCTGGTATGCCTTTTCATACTGAAAAAGTGTTTTGAGTGCATCCTGATAGGAGTTTTTAGCGAGTGATAGTTCAGTGGGGTGGCTGTGGGCTTGTTGTCGGGTTGCCGCCAGGCGCTCTTGGTTGGCAGCATGATGGATTAGCCATGGCGTAATCCGTCCCTCCATTTTACCTAACATTTTCAGTTGTAGATCAACGGCGGCTTGTGGATCATAGCCCGCTTTTATCATCATAGTGATCGCCGCTCGGTCAGCAGACTGCTCAGAGACAGAGTTGTAGCGAATGGCGTGCTCACCCAACACTGTCCGCCCTGCGCCGACAACATAGCTGGCAGAGTGGTGCTCTGCTCTCTGTTGCACCAGGGCGGTGGTGGCTTGGGTGTCACGGGCTAACGCCACGGCACCGTGCTGCTTTTCCGCATGGGTTAATAGGTGCCCCAGCAGAGCTGCCAGCTCCGCCTCATTGCTGAGGAGTGTTAACATTCCCCGACTAACCGCAACGCGCCCTTCAGGGCTTACCCAGGCATCTATTTTGTTGCTGTTGACCACGGCAAATTGGTTTGGTACGAGCTT
Coding sequences within it:
- a CDS encoding DUF3581 domain-containing protein, which encodes MFLDDFFVEDASGIHFTRLQGSNFAKQVADDFNPLHDEDAKRFCVPGDLLFSLVLHKYGISQQMSFTFSGMVDESKRLCFPDQSEHIVIKDTTEKEYLTIQCSGELSNDSQLIERLIKRYVKFSGQAFPHILVPLMKEQRVMINPARPMVIYESMSINMHTLNINDPTLVLSKTTLTVKGKRGQVILAFNVLENDKIVGSGTKYMVLSGLRDYDQAAIDHLIEKYNSKKSAGLAG
- a CDS encoding M48 family metalloprotease, with protein sequence MTYITHNKTLQTCAQQEIFAKIALLAVFCITLLSGCLSHNTPSTTTLPVLIEQQNLTDEVRFEYLLQYSGGRYAADPAANEYISAIGGRLARLAGYKLVPNQFAVVNSNKIDAWVSPEGRVAVSRGMLTLLSNEAELAALLGHLLTHAEKQHGAVALARDTQATTALVQQRAEHHSASYVVGAGRTVLGEHAIRYNSVSEQSADRAAITMMIKAGYDPQAAVDLQLKMLGKMEGRITPWLIHHAANQERLAATRQQAHSHPTELSLAKNSYQDALKTLFQYEKAYQQQPLLQQLIDENSAEAAIELAQRLILIAPREGRFYALKGDALQKAGKTADAINAYHQALAADRYYFVYHLRLAELYARQQATAAARQALLESIQRLPTAKGYFLLAQLAEQQGQLAGVKAYYQRAALSDSALGREADHQAKRLDFDENPNRYLHIKYERTHEGGIRLFITNLSPLPVVLKTVLLKTDKTYRISLNQKIPAGNSISPTVTIDDLGQIKEILVDQSEQIIR
- a CDS encoding DUF3820 family protein; the encoded protein is MDNPTPLSDPQLMLKLARYRMPFGKYRNRRLIDLPEPYVVWFANRGFPKGELGELLGIVHEIKINGLEYLFEPLKK